Genomic DNA from Cupriavidus pauculus:
AGGAAATCCTCGACGGTCTTGCCGTTGGCCAGCGCCTGCGTCAGCCAGCCCGGGCGCTTGCCGCGGCCGGTCCAGGTATTGCCAGCGGTATCGCGATAGCGAACCGGCACCTTGCGGCTGGCCTTCTTGCCGGCCGCCGGCTTGGCGCCGAACCCGAGATCGTCAGCCGTCAGGCCATATTGTTCGATTTTCTCGCGAATATCGGCAATCACTGCAGCTTGCTCGCGAGACTTGATCTCCTCGGCCTGCTTCTGCAGTTCGTTGATTTTCTGAACGATTTCCTGATAGGTCGCCATGGTTGCCTCGATCGCTGAATTGACGACGGGAATTATAACCATTTATTGCGTGACTGCAAATCCGCGTATCGGTCTGTGCCCGAGAAATGAAGAATGTCCTCATTTCAAATTGCGCACTGAACTTTCGCGCGGAATGCGGGTCGCCAGGTA
This window encodes:
- a CDS encoding H-NS family nucleoid-associated regulatory protein, translated to MATYQEIVQKINELQKQAEEIKSREQAAVIADIREKIEQYGLTADDLGFGAKPAAGKKASRKVPVRYRDTAGNTWTGRGKRPGWLTQALANGKTVEDFLIR